A region from the Benincasa hispida cultivar B227 chromosome 10, ASM972705v1, whole genome shotgun sequence genome encodes:
- the LOC120089090 gene encoding L-type lectin-domain containing receptor kinase IX.1-like, with translation MSDIENFILYREGIVHSPEDIPLNNNPDSNIFAVYQAIYKYPIPIWDSTTTPKLTSFSTHFTFQFDSLHAKTYGGGFAFFLAPIGWPIPPNSGSGFLGLYKANTQSPPIVHIQFQIGLNAAYPPYEHVGININSLSSSNSTPWDATLHSGDFADVWISYNSKTKDLSVSWEYQSTASSLENSFLSYKVDLSEALPPRVMLGFTATTGLYSLKPLISFWEFDTTLSIQKTNKRISDGSRRNKVNVIVVAVAVPVGVVLISLGLFGLGRWMVKKLGKPKSIENGGEGAIAVGTTS, from the coding sequence ATGTCCGACATTGAAAACTTCATCCTTTACCGTGAAGGCATAGTTCATTCTCCAGAAGATATTCCACTCAACAACAATCCCGATTCCAACATTTTTGCTGTTTACCAAGCCATTTACAAGTATCCTATCCCAATTTGGGACTCAACAACAACACCAAAACTCACaagtttctcaacccatttcaCCTTCCAATTTGATTCCCTTCATGCAAAAACATATGGTGGTGGCTTTGCATTTTTCTTAGCCCCAATTGGTTGGCCAATCCCTCCAAATTCAGGCTCTGGCTTTCTTGGTCTTTACAAGGCTAATACTCAATCCCCTCCAATTGTTCATATTCAGTTCCAAATTGGCTTAAATGCTGCTTATCCCCCATATGAACATGTGGGTATTAATATTaactctctttcttcttctaattctacTCCTTGGGATGCTACTTTACATAGTGGAGATTTTGCTGATGTTTGGATTTCTTATAATTCTAAAACCAAAGATTTGAGTGTGTCATGGGAATATCAAAGTACAGCTTCATCACTTGAAAATAGTTTCTTGAGTTATAAGGTTGATTTAAGTGAAGCTCTTCCTCCAAGGGTTATGCTTGGATTTACAGCTACTACTGGCCTTTATTCATTGAAAcctttgatttctttttggGAATTTGATACTACTTTGAGTATACAGAAAACAAATAAGAGAATTAGTGATGGGAGCAGGAGGAATAAAGTTAATGTAATTGTTGTTGCTGTTGCTGTTCCTGTTGGAGTTGTTCTGATTAGTTTGGGATTATTTGGACTTGGGAGATGGATGGTGAAGAAATTAGGGAAGCCAAAAAGTATTGAGAATGGAGGTGAAGGTGCCATAGCTGTTGGAACAACAAGTTGA